Proteins encoded within one genomic window of Nitrospira sp.:
- a CDS encoding RNA-binding transcriptional accessory protein: MTTETTQISPDVVQVKIVPIIAKELSVGAHQVAAAITLLDEGATVPFIARYRKEATGNLDDTHLRTLEERLLYLRELEERRTAVLVSIEEQGKLTDALRASIEAAATKQAVEDLYLPFKPKRRTRAQIAREAGLEPLADSLLADPRLDPEQEALKYIRVVPAAEGVEAINVPDAKTALEGARDILMERFAETADLLAVLRTRLWDQGVLTSTVMKDKETAEEEKFRDYYAYAESIKTIPSHRALALFRGRSLGVLKLELGLGEALDKVVPHPCVSTIAAHAGIEDRGRSADKWLAGVCEWTWRVKMHLQISTELLVQLREAAEAEAIKIFARNLHELLLASPAGPKVILGLDPGIRTGCKVAVVDATGKLLATETIYPHQPRNDWQGSLQALVRLVVQHGVELLSIGNGTASRETDKLAGEVIKLVATQRPEHNVMKLVVSEAGASVYSASAFAAAEFPELDVSVRGAVSIARRVQDPLAELVKIEPKAIGVGQYQHDVDQRALARSLDATVEDCVNAVGVNVNTASVPLLERVSGLNKALARNIVDYRNANGPFLNRSAIRKVPRLGEKTFEQAAGFLRIPDGDNPLDRSAVHPEAYPVVERILTRLGAGITDVMRQPAVLKGLAPADFTDEQFGVPTVRDIFVELEKPGRDPRPEFKTASFREGVESLSDLQAGMVLEGVVTNVAAFGAFVDIGVHQDGLVHVSALANKFIKDPHEVVKPGQIVKVKVIDVDLKRQRIALTMRLEDAASRPSGQAQPGSQATRDSRGRGPSVSSQTARAPQPISAMALALAKARQKS, translated from the coding sequence ATGACAACTGAAACGACTCAAATTTCCCCTGATGTGGTGCAGGTCAAGATTGTTCCGATCATTGCCAAGGAGCTCAGCGTTGGGGCCCATCAAGTTGCAGCAGCGATCACGCTGCTCGACGAAGGGGCCACGGTGCCCTTCATTGCGCGCTATCGGAAAGAGGCGACTGGTAACCTGGACGATACACACCTGCGCACGCTGGAGGAACGGTTGCTCTATCTGCGCGAATTGGAGGAGCGCCGCACTGCTGTCTTGGTTTCGATCGAGGAACAGGGGAAGCTCACGGATGCATTGCGGGCGAGCATTGAGGCCGCGGCCACCAAGCAGGCTGTCGAAGATCTGTACCTCCCCTTCAAACCGAAGCGACGCACACGCGCGCAGATTGCCCGCGAAGCTGGGTTGGAACCGTTGGCCGATAGTCTCTTGGCTGATCCGAGGTTGGATCCCGAGCAAGAAGCGCTCAAGTACATACGCGTTGTGCCGGCTGCCGAAGGGGTGGAGGCGATCAATGTGCCTGATGCCAAGACTGCGCTGGAAGGGGCACGGGACATTCTGATGGAGCGGTTTGCGGAAACGGCCGATCTCTTAGCCGTGTTGCGGACTCGGCTGTGGGATCAGGGTGTCCTCACGTCGACGGTGATGAAAGACAAGGAAACGGCGGAAGAGGAGAAGTTTCGTGACTACTATGCGTATGCGGAGTCGATCAAGACTATACCGTCGCATCGGGCTCTTGCATTATTCCGAGGTCGTTCGCTGGGAGTCTTGAAACTTGAATTGGGTTTAGGTGAGGCGCTGGACAAGGTCGTTCCCCATCCCTGCGTATCAACGATTGCGGCTCACGCGGGCATCGAAGATCGAGGGCGATCTGCGGACAAGTGGCTAGCCGGTGTGTGCGAATGGACGTGGCGTGTCAAGATGCATCTCCAGATCAGTACCGAACTCTTGGTGCAGTTGCGCGAAGCCGCCGAGGCCGAGGCGATCAAGATTTTTGCCAGGAATCTGCATGAATTGTTATTGGCGTCACCGGCTGGGCCAAAAGTGATCCTCGGTTTGGATCCAGGTATTCGCACCGGATGCAAAGTGGCGGTGGTCGATGCCACAGGGAAATTATTGGCGACCGAAACCATCTATCCGCATCAGCCTCGCAATGATTGGCAGGGGTCGTTGCAGGCACTTGTTCGTCTCGTCGTTCAACATGGCGTGGAATTGCTGTCCATTGGGAATGGAACGGCTAGTCGTGAGACGGATAAGTTGGCGGGTGAGGTGATCAAGCTGGTCGCCACGCAACGACCAGAACACAATGTTATGAAACTCGTGGTGAGTGAGGCAGGGGCGTCGGTCTATTCGGCCTCGGCCTTTGCCGCGGCCGAGTTCCCAGAGTTGGATGTCAGTGTGCGAGGCGCGGTGTCGATTGCTCGGCGCGTACAGGATCCGTTGGCCGAGCTGGTGAAGATTGAGCCGAAGGCGATCGGAGTGGGACAGTATCAGCATGATGTTGATCAGCGGGCCTTGGCTCGGTCGCTGGATGCTACGGTTGAAGATTGCGTCAACGCCGTCGGCGTGAACGTCAACACGGCTTCGGTGCCTTTATTGGAACGGGTCTCGGGCCTCAATAAGGCATTGGCCAGGAATATTGTGGACTATCGCAACGCAAACGGGCCGTTTCTAAATCGGTCGGCGATTCGCAAGGTTCCGCGTCTTGGTGAAAAAACATTCGAACAGGCGGCAGGCTTTCTGCGCATCCCCGATGGCGACAATCCCTTGGATCGGTCCGCGGTGCACCCAGAGGCCTATCCGGTGGTTGAGCGCATTCTGACGCGACTGGGAGCCGGGATTACCGACGTGATGCGTCAGCCGGCGGTCTTGAAGGGCTTGGCGCCGGCTGATTTTACCGATGAGCAATTCGGGGTGCCGACGGTACGGGATATTTTTGTCGAGCTGGAAAAGCCAGGCCGAGATCCTCGTCCAGAATTCAAAACGGCAAGTTTCCGGGAGGGGGTTGAATCTCTGAGCGATCTGCAGGCCGGCATGGTGTTGGAGGGAGTGGTCACGAATGTGGCGGCCTTCGGGGCCTTCGTGGATATCGGCGTGCATCAGGATGGGCTTGTGCATGTGTCGGCGCTGGCCAATAAATTTATCAAAGATCCACACGAGGTGGTCAAACCGGGTCAGATCGTCAAGGTGAAGGTCATCGACGTTGATCTGAAGCGTCAGCGGATTGCACTGACGATGCGTCTGGAGGATGCGGCCAGCCGTCCATCTGGTCAGGCACAGCCTGGGAGCCAGGCAACACGTGACTCGCGTGGGCGTGGGCCGTCGGTGTCTAGCCAGACGGCGCGAGCGCCTCAGCCGATCAGCGCGATGGCGTTGGCATTGGCAAAGGCGAGACAGAAGTCATAA
- a CDS encoding type II toxin-antitoxin system RelE/ParE family toxin: protein MTPLIWTRRAIEDVRSIRQFIAQDSPHYAELVRQQLIAAVERLPTFPQSGRVVPEANNPAIREVIQGSYRIVYRLIHGEIHILTVHHAARLLHLES from the coding sequence ATGACTCCGCTGATCTGGACTCGTCGAGCCATAGAAGATGTTCGCTCCATCAGGCAGTTCATTGCCCAAGACTCTCCTCACTACGCTGAACTTGTCAGGCAACAACTGATTGCAGCAGTCGAGCGATTGCCTACCTTCCCTCAATCCGGACGTGTCGTCCCGGAAGCCAATAATCCAGCGATTCGGGAGGTGATCCAAGGCTCCTACCGAATCGTCTATCGGCTCATTCATGGCGAGATCCATATTCTCACCGTTCACCACGCCGCCCGCCTCCTCCATTTGGAGTCGTGA
- a CDS encoding S1 RNA-binding domain-containing protein, with protein MISCTFGWYCSTAFNAHARPQPDPQFLEDQHEVVKPGQIVKAKVIDVDLKHQRIALTMRLEDAASRPSAQAQPGSQSARDSRGRGPSVSSQAARVPQPIGAMALALAKARQKS; from the coding sequence GTGATTTCGTGTACTTTTGGGTGGTATTGCAGCACAGCATTCAATGCACATGCCCGGCCCCAACCTGATCCTCAATTTCTTGAAGACCAGCACGAGGTGGTCAAACCGGGGCAGATCGTTAAGGCGAAGGTGATCGATGTCGATCTGAAGCATCAGCGGATTGCGCTGACGATGCGACTTGAAGATGCCGCGAGCCGCCCATCTGCTCAGGCACAGCCTGGGAGCCAATCCGCGCGTGACTCGCGCGGGCGTGGGCCGTCGGTGTCGAGCCAGGCGGCGCGAGTGCCTCAGCCGATCGGGGCGATGGCGTTGGCATTGGCGAAGGCCAGGCAAAAGTCATAA
- the tenA gene encoding thiaminase II, with amino-acid sequence MSFSNHLRKLATSIWDAQLSHPFVVALGNGTLPEQKFKYYILQDARFLGDLARVFSAAALKAPDSESALRFNKLAEETIIVERSLHESYGKKWALTAKQMTSVPMAPTNYAYTRHMLAVAASGTAAEITVVTLPCAWVYCVVGQHLLKKGAPPKNHPYRDWLMLYASPEFAQVQLWMRKKVDQWAKTAGKEELRRMEDSFIVSSRYEWMFWDMAWREEKWPV; translated from the coding sequence ATGTCATTTTCAAACCACCTGCGCAAGCTCGCCACATCCATCTGGGATGCCCAGCTGAGCCATCCTTTCGTTGTGGCCCTCGGCAACGGCACATTGCCTGAGCAGAAATTCAAATATTACATTCTGCAAGACGCTAGATTTCTCGGCGATCTGGCACGTGTGTTTTCCGCCGCCGCGCTGAAAGCCCCTGATTCGGAATCGGCCTTGCGGTTCAATAAGCTGGCAGAAGAGACCATCATCGTCGAGCGGAGCCTGCACGAGAGCTACGGAAAGAAATGGGCACTGACGGCGAAGCAGATGACCTCTGTGCCGATGGCGCCAACGAACTATGCCTACACCAGACATATGCTGGCCGTCGCCGCCTCAGGCACCGCGGCAGAGATCACCGTCGTCACGCTCCCCTGCGCCTGGGTCTATTGCGTTGTGGGACAACACCTTCTGAAGAAAGGTGCGCCGCCCAAGAATCATCCCTACCGCGACTGGCTCATGCTGTATGCGTCGCCGGAGTTTGCCCAAGTCCAGCTGTGGATGCGAAAGAAAGTCGATCAGTGGGCCAAGACCGCCGGCAAAGAAGAACTCCGGCGCATGGAAGACTCTTTCATCGTCAGTTCACGCTATGAGTGGATGTTCTGGGACATGGCGTGGCGCGAAGAAAAATGGCCGGTATAG
- a CDS encoding Si-specific NAD(P)(+) transhydrogenase: MAHYDLLVIGTGPAGQKAAIQAAKLNRKVGIIERKAVVGGVCINTGTIPSKSLREAVLYLSGFRQRNIYGDDYRVKKKITIEDLAFRANHIIKHEIEIVQNQMARNQVDMVFGSASFLDPHRLRIQRDHGALELTADYIVIAVGTEPARPSHIPFDDHAVIDTDGLLTLKHIPDTIVIVGGGVIGTEYASMLAALGIPVTLIDKRPRLLEFVDAEIIDTLQQCMKNLGVTLYHDEEVLAITREQNNSIHVSLRNNRPIQTSTLMYAIGRVGATRTLNLEAIGLHPDTRGRVTVNEHLQTSIPHIYAAGDVIGFPALASTSMQQGRHAACHAFGHSDRTDTSLLPYGIYAIPEISMVGRNEEELTQAAIPFGVGIARYREIARGQLIGDDTGMLKLLFHRDTKHLLGVHVIGEGATELIHIGQAVMAFHGKINYFIDTVFNYPTLAECYKVAALDGMNRMSGPWVSYI, translated from the coding sequence ATGGCTCATTACGATTTGCTCGTCATCGGCACGGGACCTGCCGGCCAAAAGGCTGCCATTCAGGCAGCCAAGCTCAACAGGAAGGTCGGGATCATCGAGCGAAAGGCCGTTGTTGGTGGAGTCTGCATCAATACCGGCACCATCCCAAGCAAATCCCTCCGCGAAGCGGTACTCTACCTCTCCGGTTTTCGACAGCGGAATATCTACGGAGATGACTACCGCGTCAAGAAGAAGATCACGATCGAAGACTTGGCCTTCCGCGCGAATCATATCATCAAACACGAGATCGAAATCGTGCAGAATCAGATGGCCCGGAATCAGGTTGATATGGTGTTTGGTTCCGCCAGCTTTCTCGATCCCCATCGTCTTCGCATTCAACGAGATCATGGCGCGCTTGAGCTGACGGCGGACTATATTGTCATCGCCGTGGGGACAGAACCGGCTCGGCCGTCCCACATTCCGTTCGACGACCATGCGGTCATCGATACAGACGGCCTCCTGACCCTGAAACACATCCCCGACACCATCGTCATTGTCGGAGGCGGCGTGATCGGAACGGAATACGCCTCGATGCTCGCTGCCTTAGGAATCCCCGTCACCCTTATCGACAAACGACCGCGGTTGTTGGAATTCGTGGACGCTGAGATCATTGACACGCTCCAACAATGCATGAAAAATCTCGGTGTGACGCTGTATCACGATGAAGAAGTCCTCGCGATCACGCGAGAGCAGAACAACTCTATTCACGTGTCCTTGCGGAACAACCGGCCGATCCAGACGTCGACACTCATGTACGCGATCGGTCGCGTCGGGGCGACACGGACGCTCAATCTGGAAGCCATCGGATTGCACCCGGATACCCGAGGACGGGTGACCGTGAATGAACACCTCCAAACCTCGATTCCTCACATCTATGCAGCCGGTGATGTCATCGGTTTTCCGGCACTGGCCTCGACGTCGATGCAACAGGGCCGCCACGCGGCTTGCCATGCGTTTGGACACTCGGATCGCACGGACACCTCGCTCCTCCCATATGGCATCTACGCCATTCCTGAAATCTCAATGGTGGGACGAAACGAGGAAGAACTTACCCAGGCAGCCATCCCCTTTGGTGTTGGCATCGCCCGTTACAGGGAGATTGCCCGCGGACAGCTCATCGGCGACGACACCGGCATGCTCAAGCTGCTGTTCCACCGAGACACCAAACATCTACTGGGCGTTCATGTTATCGGCGAGGGCGCGACTGAGCTCATCCACATCGGCCAGGCCGTTATGGCCTTTCACGGCAAGATCAATTATTTTATCGACACGGTTTTCAATTATCCGACCCTGGCTGAATGTTACAAAGTCGCAGCCCTAGACGGCATGAATCGTATGTCAGGACCCTGGGTTTCCTACATCTGA
- a CDS encoding thiol peroxidase produces the protein MQTRYAGFIGTTLCLSLGLVGCQTIGGSSGAGFSYKNMPVANGTAVAGEGNKVLFKGDPLTLAGNGVKVGDALRDVKVAQNDLSLVNIAQTKGAGKVRIISVVPSLDTPVCEQQTHLLSERNKGLDKMVELITVSVDTPFAQKRFAAEAKIANVTFLSDYRGAEFGKTHGLFLEGPHILTRAVLVVDKTNTIRYLQVTPELTQLPDMEEALQFARRLVTES, from the coding sequence ATGCAGACGAGATATGCTGGTTTCATTGGCACCACGCTGTGCCTTTCGCTTGGCCTTGTTGGATGTCAAACGATAGGAGGGTCAAGTGGCGCTGGCTTTTCCTACAAGAATATGCCGGTGGCAAATGGAACTGCTGTTGCCGGGGAAGGCAACAAGGTCCTCTTCAAGGGCGACCCGTTAACGCTCGCCGGTAACGGAGTCAAAGTCGGAGATGCGCTCCGCGATGTGAAGGTCGCGCAGAACGACTTGTCCCTCGTGAACATCGCGCAGACCAAAGGCGCGGGAAAAGTCCGTATCATCAGTGTGGTCCCTTCGCTCGACACCCCGGTCTGCGAACAACAGACGCATCTTCTGAGCGAGCGCAATAAAGGCCTTGATAAGATGGTCGAACTCATCACCGTGAGCGTCGATACGCCCTTCGCCCAAAAACGGTTTGCGGCAGAAGCGAAAATCGCCAACGTCACCTTCCTGTCCGACTACCGAGGTGCCGAGTTTGGCAAGACGCATGGTCTCTTTTTGGAAGGGCCGCACATTTTGACGAGAGCGGTCCTGGTCGTCGATAAGACGAACACCATTCGTTATCTTCAAGTTACCCCGGAGCTCACTCAACTCCCGGATATGGAAGAAGCCTTGCAATTTGCTCGTCGATTGGTGACGGAGAGTTAG
- a CDS encoding alpha/beta fold hydrolase, whose translation MSDARTTLAGFCNILVLCLVSSLMTACAPPSQIPPYFETLERTPIERIPINTVLVHGQRIAYLDVGTGPPVILIHGFGGSMWQWEHQQHALSQHFRTLTLDLPGSGLSDKPDIEYLPDQMLDFCIGFMDALQIPHATLVGNSMGAGLAIGMTLTHPTRVDKLVLISGLPSQVMAKLTSRSFKQALESRAPSWLVSFGNWLFGGLVTDSVLKEIVHDHTLLTPAVIERTNQNRRRPGIIKPIMAVRNALPSWETDFAPHLSSITHPTMIIWGEHDRVFPLAVGEELHDRIRRSTFVRIPKAGHMPQWERPDLVNRSMIAYIQPSP comes from the coding sequence TTGAGTGATGCGAGAACGACGCTGGCAGGCTTTTGCAACATCCTTGTCCTCTGTCTTGTATCGTCGCTCATGACCGCCTGTGCTCCACCCTCACAGATCCCGCCCTATTTTGAAACGTTGGAACGCACCCCGATAGAACGCATCCCCATCAACACCGTTCTCGTCCATGGTCAACGAATAGCCTATCTCGATGTCGGTACTGGCCCGCCAGTCATCCTCATCCACGGCTTTGGCGGATCCATGTGGCAATGGGAACATCAGCAACATGCCTTGTCTCAACATTTTCGCACTCTGACGCTCGACCTTCCCGGCTCTGGGTTGTCCGATAAACCGGACATTGAGTACCTGCCGGATCAGATGTTGGACTTCTGTATCGGATTCATGGACGCCCTGCAGATTCCTCACGCCACGCTAGTCGGCAATTCCATGGGCGCAGGGTTGGCCATTGGCATGACCTTGACCCACCCCACCCGTGTCGATAAGCTCGTGCTCATCAGCGGACTCCCGTCTCAGGTCATGGCCAAGCTCACCAGCCGGTCGTTCAAGCAAGCTCTGGAATCTCGAGCCCCTTCCTGGCTCGTCTCCTTCGGCAACTGGCTGTTCGGTGGGCTGGTCACCGATTCCGTCCTGAAAGAAATCGTCCACGACCACACCCTCCTCACCCCGGCCGTCATCGAACGGACCAACCAGAACCGCCGACGCCCCGGTATCATCAAGCCCATCATGGCCGTCAGGAATGCCCTCCCTTCCTGGGAAACCGATTTCGCCCCACACCTCAGCAGCATTACGCACCCAACCATGATCATCTGGGGTGAACACGATCGGGTGTTCCCTCTGGCTGTGGGTGAAGAGCTCCACGACCGCATTCGCAGATCCACGTTCGTCAGAATTCCCAAGGCCGGTCACATGCCGCAATGGGAACGGCCGGACCTGGTCAACCGATCGATGATCGCGTATATTCAACCGTCACCCTGA
- the oadA gene encoding oxaloacetate decarboxylase subunit alpha produces MAKRRPPTKKPKKKTRSSAPAIKTSKSVASHPSEFTITPAAGKPVLITDVALRDGHQSLLATRMRTEDMLPIAQKLDGVGYWSLEVWGGATFDTCLRFLKEDPWERLRALRAAMPNTKLQMLLRGQNLVGYRHYADDVVERFIERSATNGIDVFRIFDALNDVRNLDRAVSEVKACGKHAEATICYTVSPVHSINRFVDLARKLEDLGTDTICIKDMAGLLAPLDAYHLVRRLKAAVKVPLHLHSHYTSGMASMTSLMAILGGLDMLDTSISPLAGGTSHPATETVVASLQNTPYDTGLELASFQPITEHFRTVRRKYRQFESDFTGVDAEILTSQIPGGMLSNLAAQLTAQNALDRMKEVLDEVPRVRKEMGYPPLVTPTSQIVGTQATLNVLTGDRYKVITTETKNYFLGLYGRAPGQVDLDVMARATGDETPIKTRPADRLEPELDEAKKELPDSAQTIEDQLSFVLFPAIAQDFFEAREKGELTPEPLELGSAKGPTTAHELHLAPVEFNVTVHGETYHVKVSGSGRKIDGRKPYYIRVNDKLEEVSLEPIQEVLAGVPESQETGSGGKPKRPRPSKPGDVAPPMPGRVVKVLVAVDDHVKTGDPLLIIEAMKMESRVPAPIDGKVVAILTAEGDNVKTDETVIQLE; encoded by the coding sequence ATGGCGAAAAGACGACCACCAACGAAGAAACCGAAGAAAAAGACCAGATCGTCCGCTCCGGCGATCAAGACCTCAAAAAGCGTCGCGTCCCACCCCAGCGAGTTCACGATCACACCGGCCGCCGGCAAACCGGTCCTGATCACGGATGTCGCGCTGCGGGACGGCCATCAGTCGTTGCTAGCGACGCGCATGCGCACGGAAGACATGCTGCCCATCGCACAAAAACTTGATGGGGTCGGCTATTGGTCGCTGGAAGTCTGGGGCGGCGCCACGTTCGACACCTGCTTGCGTTTCCTCAAAGAAGATCCCTGGGAACGGCTCCGGGCCCTGCGGGCCGCGATGCCCAACACCAAGCTCCAAATGCTGTTGCGCGGGCAAAACCTGGTCGGCTATCGCCATTACGCCGACGACGTGGTGGAGCGGTTCATCGAACGGTCGGCCACGAACGGTATCGATGTCTTCCGCATCTTCGACGCCCTGAACGACGTGCGGAATCTCGATCGGGCCGTCAGCGAAGTGAAAGCCTGCGGCAAACATGCGGAAGCCACCATCTGTTACACGGTCAGCCCGGTCCATAGCATCAACCGGTTTGTGGATCTGGCCAGGAAGTTGGAAGATCTGGGGACGGATACGATTTGTATCAAGGACATGGCCGGACTCTTGGCCCCTCTCGACGCCTACCATCTGGTGCGTCGGCTGAAGGCTGCCGTCAAGGTCCCCCTTCATCTTCACTCGCATTACACCTCCGGTATGGCGTCCATGACCTCGTTGATGGCGATCCTCGGAGGCCTCGACATGCTCGATACCTCGATCTCTCCGCTGGCAGGGGGAACCTCCCACCCAGCAACGGAAACCGTCGTCGCATCGCTCCAGAATACCCCCTACGACACGGGACTGGAGCTCGCATCGTTCCAGCCGATCACCGAACACTTCAGAACGGTTCGCCGCAAGTACCGCCAGTTTGAAAGCGACTTCACTGGTGTCGATGCGGAGATTCTCACGTCACAAATTCCAGGAGGGATGCTGTCGAATCTGGCGGCACAGCTCACTGCGCAGAACGCACTGGACCGGATGAAAGAAGTCCTCGACGAAGTCCCGCGTGTGCGAAAGGAAATGGGCTATCCCCCACTCGTCACCCCAACCAGCCAAATCGTCGGCACGCAGGCGACACTCAATGTGTTGACCGGTGATCGATATAAAGTCATCACCACCGAAACGAAAAACTATTTCTTGGGATTATATGGCCGTGCTCCTGGACAGGTCGATCTCGACGTGATGGCACGCGCCACCGGCGATGAAACGCCAATCAAAACCAGGCCGGCTGATCGCCTGGAGCCGGAATTAGATGAGGCGAAAAAAGAGCTTCCAGACTCGGCTCAGACCATCGAGGACCAGCTGTCGTTCGTGCTGTTTCCTGCAATCGCTCAAGACTTTTTCGAAGCCCGCGAGAAAGGCGAGCTCACACCCGAGCCGCTCGAATTGGGATCAGCCAAAGGCCCAACGACCGCTCACGAACTGCACTTGGCTCCCGTCGAATTCAACGTCACGGTGCATGGCGAAACCTATCACGTCAAGGTCTCAGGTTCCGGTCGAAAGATCGATGGACGCAAGCCCTACTATATCCGTGTCAACGATAAGCTCGAAGAAGTGTCGCTCGAACCCATCCAGGAAGTGCTCGCCGGTGTCCCTGAGTCCCAGGAAACAGGATCAGGAGGAAAGCCAAAACGGCCGAGGCCGTCGAAGCCAGGCGATGTGGCTCCACCGATGCCCGGTCGGGTCGTCAAGGTGTTGGTAGCCGTTGATGATCACGTCAAGACTGGCGATCCTCTGTTGATCATTGAAGCGATGAAGATGGAAAGCCGGGTGCCGGCGCCAATCGATGGGAAAGTCGTTGCGATCCTGACTGCCGAGGGCGACAATGTGAAGACGGATGAAACCGTCATCCAACTGGAGTAA
- the accC gene encoding acetyl-CoA carboxylase biotin carboxylase subunit, with protein sequence MFKKILIANRGEIAMRIIRACRELNIATAAIYSEADSTGIYVKKADESYLVGPGPVKGFLDSKQIVDLARRIGADAVHPGYGFLSENAEFAELCQASGITFIGPSTHAITLMGSKVKARELAESTGVPIVPGTDGAITTVKEALAFTKKAGYPVMIKASAGGGGRGLRVVRSDDELRENMEVAAREAQASFGDGSVFIEKYIERPHHIEFQILGDKHGNIIHLGERDCSIQRRHQKLIEIAPSLILTQELREEMGNAAIAIARAVNYDNAGTVEFLLDQEGKFYFIEMNPRLQVEHTVTEQITAIDIVRNQIKSAAGLPLSIQQKDVILQGHAIQCRINAEDPKNNFLPCTGTVTAYLSPGGIGVRIDGAVYKDYTIPPYYDALLAKLTVRGRTWEETVSRMRRSLEEYVLRGVKTTIPFMEAIMQEPDFIAGRFDTSYLDTHPELYSYHEFEQPEDLVLALSAAIAAYEGL encoded by the coding sequence ATGTTCAAGAAAATCTTAATCGCCAATCGCGGTGAAATTGCCATGCGGATCATCCGCGCGTGCCGCGAATTGAATATCGCCACCGCTGCCATCTATTCCGAAGCAGATTCGACCGGGATTTACGTCAAGAAGGCGGACGAATCCTACCTGGTCGGCCCAGGTCCGGTGAAGGGATTTCTGGATAGTAAGCAGATCGTCGACCTGGCCCGACGGATCGGCGCCGATGCCGTCCATCCTGGGTACGGGTTTCTGTCTGAAAATGCGGAGTTCGCTGAACTCTGCCAGGCCTCCGGCATCACATTCATCGGCCCCTCTACCCATGCCATTACTCTAATGGGCAGCAAGGTCAAGGCGCGCGAGCTGGCCGAATCCACCGGCGTGCCGATCGTGCCAGGTACAGATGGGGCGATTACCACCGTCAAAGAAGCCCTGGCCTTCACAAAAAAGGCGGGCTATCCGGTCATGATCAAGGCGAGCGCCGGCGGCGGCGGTCGCGGGCTTCGCGTGGTCCGGTCCGACGATGAGCTGCGAGAGAACATGGAGGTTGCAGCACGCGAGGCCCAGGCCTCCTTCGGCGACGGCAGCGTCTTCATCGAAAAGTATATCGAGCGGCCGCACCATATCGAGTTCCAAATACTGGGCGATAAGCACGGAAACATCATCCATCTTGGAGAACGAGACTGTTCGATCCAGCGACGACACCAAAAGCTGATTGAGATCGCCCCCTCGTTGATTCTGACCCAGGAACTCAGGGAAGAGATGGGCAACGCCGCCATCGCCATTGCGCGCGCGGTGAACTACGACAACGCAGGCACCGTAGAGTTTCTGCTCGATCAAGAGGGCAAATTCTACTTTATTGAGATGAATCCGCGCCTTCAAGTCGAGCACACGGTGACCGAGCAAATCACAGCCATCGATATCGTGCGGAATCAGATTAAGAGCGCGGCAGGCCTGCCGCTCAGCATCCAGCAAAAGGACGTGATCCTCCAGGGCCACGCAATCCAGTGCCGGATCAATGCGGAAGACCCGAAAAACAATTTCCTGCCCTGCACGGGCACGGTCACGGCCTACCTCTCTCCCGGTGGAATCGGTGTGCGCATCGACGGCGCCGTGTACAAGGATTACACGATCCCGCCCTACTATGATGCGCTGCTGGCCAAGTTGACGGTTCGGGGCCGCACCTGGGAAGAAACCGTCAGCCGTATGCGCCGGTCCCTTGAAGAGTACGTGCTCCGTGGAGTGAAAACTACGATTCCCTTCATGGAAGCGATTATGCAGGAACCGGACTTTATTGCGGGTCGTTTCGACACGTCGTATCTGGACACCCATCCTGAGTTGTACTCGTATCACGAGTTTGAGCAGCCGGAGGATCTGGTACTGGCGCTGTCTGCCGCGATCGCCGCCTACGAAGGACTCTAA
- the higA gene encoding addiction module antidote protein, HigA family → MPMKQPAHPGKLIKHSIEASGLSLTDAAKRLGVTRQTLSRVINGRTSLSPEMAVRVSKAFGSTVEHWMRMQLAYDLAAVEKTARAIKVKRFPEMESSLV, encoded by the coding sequence ATGCCGATGAAACAACCCGCTCATCCGGGAAAACTGATTAAACATTCCATTGAGGCCTCGGGCCTCAGCCTGACCGATGCGGCCAAGCGCCTCGGCGTCACGCGCCAGACCCTCTCACGGGTAATCAATGGCAGGACCTCGCTCTCGCCGGAGATGGCAGTTCGCGTCTCGAAAGCCTTTGGCTCGACGGTGGAGCATTGGATGCGTATGCAGCTGGCCTATGATCTGGCCGCTGTGGAAAAGACGGCCAGAGCCATTAAGGTGAAGCGGTTCCCGGAGATGGAATCGAGTCTAGTGTAA